A genomic segment from Nitrospira sp. encodes:
- a CDS encoding DNA-directed RNA polymerase alpha subunit, whose product MIKAMKDFQIPMRVEVDKDTLSPTFGRFTTEAFERGFGTTVGNSLRRVLLSSLTGAAVTTVKIEGVLHEFSTIPGVTEDVTSIILNVKSLRLALQGDKPKTIRLKKKGPGEAKGSDIIHDGDVTILTPDLHIATLDKDASLDVEMTVKHGRGFVPAERNKEEGLPIGVIAVDSIFSPIKRVNFHVENARVGRMTDYDKLTLEIWTDGTISPRDALSNAAGILREHLDIFINPEERSDAKPSTGGEDLAYEVNKNLYRSVNELELSVRAANCLKNANIKTIADLVQKTEAEMLKTKNFGKKSLNEIKEILTEMGLSLGMKVDALPSGDAGVRSE is encoded by the coding sequence ATGATTAAAGCGATGAAAGACTTTCAGATCCCCATGCGGGTGGAAGTCGATAAGGACACTCTTTCCCCGACATTCGGCAGGTTTACGACAGAAGCATTCGAGCGAGGATTCGGCACCACGGTCGGAAACTCGTTGCGCCGCGTGTTGTTATCCTCCTTGACGGGGGCTGCCGTGACGACCGTCAAGATCGAAGGAGTGTTACATGAATTCTCCACGATTCCGGGTGTGACGGAGGACGTGACCTCCATCATTTTGAATGTGAAGAGTCTCAGGTTGGCTTTGCAGGGAGACAAGCCCAAGACCATTCGGCTCAAGAAAAAGGGACCGGGAGAAGCGAAGGGGTCCGATATCATCCATGACGGCGATGTCACCATTCTCACGCCGGATCTGCATATCGCCACACTGGATAAGGATGCTTCGCTTGACGTGGAGATGACGGTGAAGCATGGCCGTGGTTTTGTCCCCGCTGAGCGAAATAAGGAAGAAGGGTTGCCGATCGGCGTCATTGCCGTAGATTCGATTTTTTCCCCGATCAAGCGGGTGAATTTCCATGTCGAGAACGCTCGCGTGGGTCGCATGACCGACTACGACAAGCTGACGCTCGAAATCTGGACGGACGGGACGATTTCCCCGCGTGATGCCTTGTCCAACGCGGCAGGCATTCTTCGCGAGCACTTGGATATCTTCATCAATCCCGAAGAGCGTTCCGATGCGAAACCCTCAACCGGCGGCGAAGATCTCGCCTATGAGGTCAATAAGAATCTCTATCGAAGCGTGAATGAACTGGAATTGTCCGTTCGTGCGGCCAACTGCCTCAAGAATGCCAATATCAAGACGATCGCCGATCTGGTCCAAAAGACTGAGGCGGAGATGCTGAAGACCAAGAATTTCGGGAAGAAATCCCTCAACGAAATCAAGGAAATCTTGACCGAAATGGGATTGAGCCTCGGCATGAAAGTCGACGCCTTGCCGTCGGGCGACGCGGGCGTGCGTTCAGAGTAA